A stretch of the Rosa rugosa chromosome 5, drRosRugo1.1, whole genome shotgun sequence genome encodes the following:
- the LOC133709111 gene encoding photosynthetic NDH subunit of lumenal location 3, chloroplastic-like isoform X2 produces the protein MTFPCFQEDHPGHDKMVDMQSKGIACRIKKCAYELLSIGGDLMDDAYSWDLKGRDIRLKSMFLYCDLSQLISNVPKDQKKALTEVGNKLFSSIEEL, from the exons ATGACATTCCCTTGTTTTCAAGAAGACCATCCAG GTCATGATAAAATGGTGGATATGCAATCAAAGGGAATTGCTTGTAGGATTAAGAAGTGTGCCTATGAATTGCTGTCGATTGGTGGTGATCTGATGGACGACGCTTACTCGTGGGACTTGAAGGGAAGGGATATACGCCTCAAATCGATGTTCTTGTATTGCGATCTAAGTCAGTTGATCTCTAACGTCCCAAAGGATCAGAAGAAGGCCCTGACAGAAGTTGGCAACAAATTGTTTTCCTCCATCGAAGAG TTATAA
- the LOC133709111 gene encoding photosynthetic NDH subunit of lumenal location 3, chloroplastic-like isoform X1 has protein sequence MTFPCFQEDHPGHDKMVDMQSKGIACRIKKCAYELLSIGGDLMDDAYSWDLKGRDIRLKSMFLYCDLSQLISNVPKDQKKALTEVGNKLFSSIEELDHAVKIRSIPLTQDRYNEAGVILQELMVLMP, from the exons ATGACATTCCCTTGTTTTCAAGAAGACCATCCAG GTCATGATAAAATGGTGGATATGCAATCAAAGGGAATTGCTTGTAGGATTAAGAAGTGTGCCTATGAATTGCTGTCGATTGGTGGTGATCTGATGGACGACGCTTACTCGTGGGACTTGAAGGGAAGGGATATACGCCTCAAATCGATGTTCTTGTATTGCGATCTAAGTCAGTTGATCTCTAACGTCCCAAAGGATCAGAAGAAGGCCCTGACAGAAGTTGGCAACAAATTGTTTTCCTCCATCGAAGAG TTGGATCATGCAGTGAAAATTCGTAGCATTCCATTGACTCAAGACCGATACAACGAGGCCGGTGTCATTCTACAGGAGCTGATGGTTCTCATGCCTTGA